The bacterium region TCGATGTCTCCGATGTCGTGATCGGGCTGACCGTCGTCGCGCTGGGCACCTCGGCACCGGAGATCGTAGTCACGCTGATCACTGCACTCAGCGGGCATCACGACATCTCCGTTGGCAACGTCGTCGGCTCCAACATCTTCAACATCGGCTTCATCCTGGGCGGTTGTGCCGCCGCACGAGCCATCCCCACGACACGCTACCTGGTCCTGCGCGATGGGAGCATTCTGCTTCTGGGGTCCGTCCTCGTACTCTTCCTCCTGTACGACAGCACGCTCTCTCGGGGAGAAGGCATGCTCATGGTCACGCTGTTGGTGACCTACCTGGTGTACCTGATGCGCCACGAGGAAGAGCCAGCGGAGGAGATGGAAGAGGATTTCCAGGTGGACCCGGGACGCGGGATCGACTTCTTCTTTCTATGCGCGGCGCTGGGCTGCGTGATCGGCGGAGCTCATCTCCTGGTCCAGGCGGCATCGAGTCTCGCACTGGCCATCGGGCTGAGCGAATGGGAAATCGCGGTGACGATCGTCGCCGGCGGAACGTCCTTGCCGGAACTCTCGACCGCAATCGCGGCCGCGCGTCGCGGTCGCTCGGCAATCATGGCCGCGACCTTGATCGGGAGCAGTCTCTTCAATCTTCTGGGTGTGCTCGGGCTCGCCGCGTTTCTACACCCGCTTACCATCGTCGATACCGCACAAACGAGCCTGTTCATGATGGCGGGCATGTTCGCCTTCATGGTGGTGTTCATGCGCAGTGGTTGGCGACTCTCACGCATCGAAGGCGCGTTGCTCGTGGGCATGGCGGCGCTGCGCTGGAGTAGCGATCTGGCTCCGGCGTTCTGGACCGGGATCTTCTGACGGGCTCTACAGCGAGTTTCAGCAATGAAGAGCGCGGATGAAAGACGCCGCGTGATGACGGGAATGGGTTTTTCCGCAGCCTGCCAGGGATTGCTGGCGGAGTTCCGGTCTGGCGCAGTAGACTCCGGCGATGCCCGAAGGCTTCGAACCCAGCGTTCTTTCGCTCCTCCCGGCCGCGGTGACGATCGCACTCGCGTTCGCGACGCGTCAGGTCATCGCATCCCTGTTCGCCGGTGTGTTGACCGGTGGTCTGGTCTTCTACCTGGAAACCGGAGACCCATCGAAGGCGAATCCCATCACGAGTTTTCTTTTTCCCTCGATCGGATCCAAGAACTACGCCCAGATCCTCTTGATCTATCTGTGGAGCCTGGGAGGCTTGATCGGACTCTGGGAAAAGACTGGCGCAGCGGCCCATTTCGCGAAAACAGTGGGAAGCCGATTCGCTCGCGATCGGCGCACTTCCCTGGTTTCCGCCTGGTTGCTGGGCGTGGTCTTCCACCAGGGAGGCACGGTCAGCACCGTACTCACCGGCTCCACGGTCAAACCCATCGCCGACAAGCACAAGGTGAGCCACGAAGAACTGGCCTATGTCGTCGACTCAACGGCCTCTCCCGTTGCAACGCTGGCGGCCTTCAACGCCTGGCCGCTGTACGTGGCAGGTCTGGTTGCGGGAACCATCCCGCTGTTCCCGGACGACCTGAGCGGAGCGCGCTTCTTCTGGAGTTCGATCCCGTTCAACTTCTACGCCTGGTTCGCGGTGACCTCGACACTGCTGCTTTCACTCGGAGCCCTGCCATGGATCGGCTCCGGCATGCGACGCGCGCGCGAACGTTCGATCAACCACGGACTGCTCG contains the following coding sequences:
- a CDS encoding calcium/sodium antiporter gives rise to the protein MSSGVLTDIGLVLISVSLLWKGGDWVVLSALRIARRLDVSDVVIGLTVVALGTSAPEIVVTLITALSGHHDISVGNVVGSNIFNIGFILGGCAAARAIPTTRYLVLRDGSILLLGSVLVLFLLYDSTLSRGEGMLMVTLLVTYLVYLMRHEEEPAEEMEEDFQVDPGRGIDFFFLCAALGCVIGGAHLLVQAASSLALAIGLSEWEIAVTIVAGGTSLPELSTAIAAARRGRSAIMAATLIGSSLFNLLGVLGLAAFLHPLTIVDTAQTSLFMMAGMFAFMVVFMRSGWRLSRIEGALLVGMAALRWSSDLAPAFWTGIF
- a CDS encoding sodium:proton antiporter, with the translated sequence MPEGFEPSVLSLLPAAVTIALAFATRQVIASLFAGVLTGGLVFYLETGDPSKANPITSFLFPSIGSKNYAQILLIYLWSLGGLIGLWEKTGAAAHFAKTVGSRFARDRRTSLVSAWLLGVVFHQGGTVSTVLTGSTVKPIADKHKVSHEELAYVVDSTASPVATLAAFNAWPLYVAGLVAGTIPLFPDDLSGARFFWSSIPFNFYAWFAVTSTLLLSLGALPWIGSGMRRARERSINHGLLDADDAKPMLVVEPEPTIESTGYSASLVDFFVPIGVLLGLAIIPYYLLDESWINEAFMCAVLSAMLIAGARGMPLPEVLDGFLRGCQKMTIGAIILGLAVTLGTVSKQLGTAAYVVQLVGSGFPPVLLPAALTLLCMGIAFATGTSWGTYAVVFPLAMPLAWALNPDPEYVRVCFGAVLGGAVFGDQCSPISDTTILSSMFTGCDMMHHVNTQIPLALTAAILGMLCSTIAAALV